The nucleotide sequence GTCGGGCGGGCCGCCCGCGCCGACGTGGTCGGGCTCGACGAGGTGCGGCGCGACGTCGAACTGGTGTCGAAGCGGCTCGGCCGCCGGCTCAAGTTCCTGGTCGGCAAGCCCGGGCTCGACGGCCACTCCAACGGCGCCGAGCAGATCGCGGTGCGGGCCCGCGACGCCGGCATGGAGGTGGTCTATGAGGGCATCCGCCTCACCCCGGCCGAGATCGTCAACGCCGCCTTGGAGGAGGGCGTCCACGTCGTCGGCCTGTCGATTCTGTCCGGCAGCCACGTGCCGCTGGTGCGCGACGTGATGGAGCGCATGCGCAAGGAGGGGCTCGACGACGTGCCGGTGATCGTCGGCGGCATCATCCCGCCGGAGGACGCCGCCCTGCTCAAGGCGTCCGGGGTCGCAGCGGTCTACACGCCCAAGGATTACGAGCTGAACCGAATCATGGCCGACATCGTGCGCATCGTCGGCGGGGCGGGGCAGAAGGCGGCGTGAGGCGTTGAGGGGTGGGTGATGGCCGGTTGGGTCTATATCCTCGCCAACCGGCCGAATGGCACGCTCTATGTCGGCGTGACCGCCGATTTGCTGCGCCGGGTCTGGCAGCACCGCACCCATGTCACAGGCGGCTTCACCGTACGCTATGGCGTGATGCGCCTCGTCTATTTCGAGGAATGCGCCACCATGCCCGACGCCATCCAGCGCGAGAAGAACATCAAGCACTGGCCGCGAGCCTGGAAGGTGCGGCTGATCCACTCTCTCAATCCGGACTGGGATGATTTGTACGGGTCGCTGTTATGAATTTGGGCTTGGCAGGAAGTCGTGGATGGCCGGGACAGGCCCGGCCATGATGAGCCAGGTTTTTGGCGGTCGAGTGCTTTGATCGAGCCTTAACCGGAAACGCGCCAAAACGAGAGGCGGTTTT is from Blastochloris viridis and encodes:
- a CDS encoding GIY-YIG nuclease family protein gives rise to the protein MAGWVYILANRPNGTLYVGVTADLLRRVWQHRTHVTGGFTVRYGVMRLVYFEECATMPDAIQREKNIKHWPRAWKVRLIHSLNPDWDDLYGSLL